The following nucleotide sequence is from Tardiphaga alba.
TCTCCTTCGGTTGGGCGCTTGCGCGTCGTTGTTGATGCGATGAATAATGGTGTACAATTAGATTGTGCGCAATGCAAAAGCGCAGGCGCGCGATTATATTGTGCTCAACAGATCGTGAGCGGGCTTGGCGGGGCTGGCGCCGCGTGGCCAGATGGGCTCAGGAGATGATGATGGCGAAGAAACCGGCCCCGGCAGGCCTCCTGCAGCTCGATAATCAGATTTGCTTTGCGGTCTATTCCGCAGGCCATGCATTCAACCGTGTCTACAAGCCATTGCTGGACAAGCTCGGGCTGACCTATCCGCAATACCTGGCGATGCTGGTGCTGTGGGAGCGCGACAACGTGCCGGTGAAGGAGATCGGCGAGAAGCTGTTCCTCGATTCGGGCACGCTGACGCCGTTGCTGAAGCGGCTGGAGACAGCAGGCCTCGTGAAACGCACCCGCGGTGAAAAGGACGAGCGCACGGTGATCGTGACCCTCACACCGCAGGGCAAGGCGCTGCGGGACAAGGCCAACGCTGTGCCTCAGGGGATCCTCCGCGCCGCAGATTGCACGGTGGAAGAGATGGTGGCGATGAAGGACGAGATCGTCGCGCTCAGGGATCGATTGAACAAGGCGCTGGGCGAATAGGCAGCGGCTAAAGGCGCTTCTTTGCGAAGGCGCGGCCGGAGCCAGACTTCAAGTATCGCTCGAAAGCAAAAGCTCGCTTGGCGTCATCGAATGCGATGTATGTCTTGATTCGCCACGGTCGATATTTCGACGTATGCGGCACCTCGCCGGCATTGTGCTTGCTGAGCCGTCCCCGCAAATCATCGGCAATGCCGATGTAATGGTGCGCGAGATCGAGGCTTTCGAGAATGTAGACGTACTTCATCAGCGTGCGCCCACAGGCGCTAGAAGAACATCGACTGTTGGGAAGAGCTTACTCGATAGCGTGGAGCGCGGGAGCGAGAATCGGACATTGAACCGCCGAGGCCCGCTTACGCCCTGCGGGCTTCAGCGTGACATCCTTCGCTCGCTTCGCGTCCGATGGTGTGGAGATTGGCTTGCCGAGCCGAAGCTCGCGAAGCGAGCGAAGGATGGTGGAGCCAGGCGGGATCGAACCGCCGACCTCTTGCATGCCATGCAAGCGCTCTCCCAGCTGAGCTATGGCCCCGAAACCTGCGACGCACTGGGTGCGGCGTCGCGGGCAAACCCAAACCACATGTTCGGGCAGATCACAAGTCCTGTTGTCAGGTTCTTGTCACTTAACCTTCTTCATCGTTCGAATGATCGCCGATGATGTCGGTCACATCGTCATCACCTTCGTCTTCGTCGGGGATGAAGGTCGAATCGTCATCATCATCATCGACCGAATCGTCGGCTTCGATGTCGTCTTCGGATTCGAGGATGGCAGCCTTCTTGCCGGTGGTCTCTTCGGCATCGGCCTCCTCGAGGGACACCATTTCCTCGTTCTCGTTGGTCTCGTTCTCGTCCGTCGCATTCGCGGCCGAGGCGCGCTCTGCAGCGCGGCCACGGGTCGGCGCAATCGGAGCGATCGGCACCACCTCACCGGTATAAGGCGAAATCACCGGCGTCTTGTTGAGGTCGTAGAACTTCTTGCCCGTGGTTGGGCAAATGCGTTTGGTTCCGAGGTCGGATTTGGCCACGTGCAGGTGTCCTGGGGATTTCTTGAAAAACGGTGCTTCACTTGGCTAGTTGAGACGCGCATGTCAATAGCGCTTTGCACGTGAATGACGGGCGCGTGACGCGTCGTGGCCCGTATGCTACGAGCCCGCTTGCGCAAGGGAACAGTATTTTGAGCCATCCAGACACGTCCCAAGACACGTCCAAAGCCCGGCAGACGCCTCTCACATCGCGCAAATCAGGCGCTTTGCACGGCTCTGCGCGTGTGCCCGGCGACAAGTCGATTTCGCATCGCGCCCTCATTCTCGGCGCGCTGGCCGTCGGCGAAACCCGGATCACCGGCCTGCTCGAAGGCGAGGATGTGCTGAATACCGGCAAAGCCATGCAGGCGCTCGGCGCCAAGGTCGCGCGGACGGGTGATTTCGCTTGGAAGGTCAATGGCGTAGGCGTGGCGGGCTTCGCCGAGCCGAAGGCGCCACTGGATTTTGGCAATGCCGGAACCGGCTCTCGGCTGGTGATGGGCGCCGTCGCCGGCTGTCCGATTACCGTGACCTTCGACGGCGACGCCTCGCTGCGCAGCCGCCCGATGCGCCGCATCGTCGATCCCTTGGAGCTGATGGGCGCCAAGGTCATTGCCAGCCAGGAGGGCGGCCGGCTGCCGCTGACCCTGCAGGGCGCCCGCGATCCCCTCCCGATCGTCTACAAGACGCCGGTGGCCTCCGCGCAGATCAAGTCAGCCGTGCTGCTGGCCGGCCTGTCGGCTCCCGGTACCACCACGGTGATCGAGACCGAGGCCAGCCGTGACCATACCGAGCTGATGCTCAAACATTTCGGCGCCGAGATCGTCTCCGAGAAGGAAGGCGCCCATGGCCGCAAGATCACGCTCACAGGCCAGCCCGAACTGAAGGGCGCCGATGTCGTGGTGCCGGCTGATCCGTCCTCCGCCGCTTTCCCGATGGTGGCGGCGCTGATCACCCCGGGCTCGGAGATCGAGCTGACCGACGTGATGACTAATCCGCTCCGCACCGGCCTGTTCACGACGCTGCGCGAGATGGGAGCGGATATCGAAGAGCTGGACATTCGCGGCGATGCCGGCGAGCCCATGGCCAAATTCCGCGTCAAGACGTCGAAGTTGAAGGGCGTCGAAGTGCCGCCGGAACGTGCGCCGTCGATGATCGACGAATATCTGGTGTTGGCAGTGGCCGCGTCTTTCGCAGAAGGCACCACGATCATGCGCGGGTTGCAGGAATTGCGCGTCAAGGAATCCGATCGCCTGGAGGCCACCGCCGCGATGATCCGCGTCAATGGCGTCAAGGCCGAGATCGTCGGCGATGATCTGATCGTCCACGGCACCGGCAAAGTGCCCGGCGGCGGCACGGTATCCACCCACATGGATCACCGCATCGCCATGTCGGCCCTCGTCATGGGCTGCGCGTCGGACGCGCCCGTCACCATCGACGACACGACCTTCATCGCCACCAGCTTCCCCGATTTCATCCCGATGATGCGCCGTCTGGGCGCGGATTTCGCGTAACGCCATGACGACAGGCTTCGACCGCGATGCCTTGCTGGACGCCTTCGACGAGATTGGGCGGGCAGCGGTCGCGGCCGGAACGAAGCTGCAGATCGCTGTGTATGGCGGCTCGGCATTAATGCTGGCGAGCAATTTTCGCTTCGCGACGGAAGACGTCGATATCGCGGAGATTGGTAAAGTCTGGCCGGATTGGCTGCTCGCGGTGGCGGAGCGAATTGCCGTTCAACGCGGCTGGTCCCGTGATTGGCTGAATGAAGGTGTTGCGTTTCATCTCAGCTCGCTGGCGACCCATGCTGGCGATCATCTCGAATTCGGGACTTTTCCGCGTGGCGGCTCAGCGCCCGGACTTGCTGTCTCGGTTCCGACGGCTGAATATCTGTTGGCATTGAAATTGAAAGCGATGCGGGTAACCGACGTTCTGCGCGGCGATACAGAACGCCTCGACATTTTGAATTTGATGGATGTCGTCGGCATCGAAGCAGCCGATCAGGCGATCGCATTGCTGGCGAAGTATTTTCCGATCAGTGCTGCCTCGTCGGAAAAGCAGCGCTTCTTGCTGAAAAACATGAGCCGCGAAGGAAAGAGCGATGCGCCCAAATACCCTCGCTGAGGCGGTCGATCGGATTCGATCCGGAACGGCACAGGACGTCGCATTGGCCGAGTTCGTCGATCATTTCGATCTCGCTACGACCAGTGATGCGCGTTACGCCAGTCTGGCGGATGAGCCGGCGCTCGGCCGCGACCCGAAGCTTGACGCATTGGCAGGAGCGATTGCGGAATATCTCGCCAAGCAGTATCGCCTCGGACAGGTGCCGAGCTGGGCATCCGGACCGTCGCGTCGGTTGGACGAGCCTTGGTTCACGGCAACCGGTTCGACCGATGCCATGCGCGAATACCTCACCTTCGCGAGCCCGGCCGAATTCGCGTCCCGCAACATCTTCACCGAGGAGCGCCCGCTGCGGCGCGCCCGTTCTGAGCTGACACACGAAAGTTCCACTTCGACATGATCATCGCCATCGACGGACCCGCCGCATCTGGAAAAGGCACGCTCGGCAAGCGCCTGGCGAAGCATTATGGCTACCGTCATCTCGATACCGGCGTGCTTTATCGCGCGGTCGGTTTTGCGCTGATCGAGCGCGGGATCGATCTCAACAACGAGATCGAGGCCGTGCATGCCGCCGAGAGCCTCGATCCCGAGCATTTCGGGAACCCGGCGCTCAAGACCCAGCAGGCCGGCGACGCTGCCTCCATCGTTTCAGCCTTCCCGCGTGTCCGCGAAGCCCTGCTCAACTTCCAGCGCCATTTCGCTGAGGAACCGCCCGGCGCCGTGCTCGACGGCCGCGACATCGGAACCGTGATCTGCCCGGATGCCGACGTGAAGATCTATGTCGTGGCCGATCCCGTCGTCCGCGCCCGCCGGCGCACGCTGGAGGCCAAGGGGCGCGGCGAGGCGGCGGATGAGGCGCTAGTCCTGGCCGACATCCTCAAGCGCGACGAGCGCGACCAGAACCGCCCTGTGGCGCCTTTAAAGCCTGCAGAAGATGCATACTTGCTGGATAATTCCAATTTGG
It contains:
- the cmk gene encoding (d)CMP kinase, giving the protein MIIAIDGPAASGKGTLGKRLAKHYGYRHLDTGVLYRAVGFALIERGIDLNNEIEAVHAAESLDPEHFGNPALKTQQAGDAASIVSAFPRVREALLNFQRHFAEEPPGAVLDGRDIGTVICPDADVKIYVVADPVVRARRRTLEAKGRGEAADEALVLADILKRDERDQNRPVAPLKPAEDAYLLDNSNLDIEGGVRAAIDIVEAVRAGRQRV
- a CDS encoding TIGR02300 family protein, whose protein sequence is MAKSDLGTKRICPTTGKKFYDLNKTPVISPYTGEVVPIAPIAPTRGRAAERASAANATDENETNENEEMVSLEEADAEETTGKKAAILESEDDIEADDSVDDDDDDSTFIPDEDEGDDDVTDIIGDHSNDEEG
- a CDS encoding MarR family winged helix-turn-helix transcriptional regulator, producing the protein MAKKPAPAGLLQLDNQICFAVYSAGHAFNRVYKPLLDKLGLTYPQYLAMLVLWERDNVPVKEIGEKLFLDSGTLTPLLKRLETAGLVKRTRGEKDERTVIVTLTPQGKALRDKANAVPQGILRAADCTVEEMVAMKDEIVALRDRLNKALGE
- a CDS encoding GIY-YIG nuclease family protein — protein: MKYVYILESLDLAHHYIGIADDLRGRLSKHNAGEVPHTSKYRPWRIKTYIAFDDAKRAFAFERYLKSGSGRAFAKKRL
- the aroA gene encoding 3-phosphoshikimate 1-carboxyvinyltransferase, encoding MSHPDTSQDTSKARQTPLTSRKSGALHGSARVPGDKSISHRALILGALAVGETRITGLLEGEDVLNTGKAMQALGAKVARTGDFAWKVNGVGVAGFAEPKAPLDFGNAGTGSRLVMGAVAGCPITVTFDGDASLRSRPMRRIVDPLELMGAKVIASQEGGRLPLTLQGARDPLPIVYKTPVASAQIKSAVLLAGLSAPGTTTVIETEASRDHTELMLKHFGAEIVSEKEGAHGRKITLTGQPELKGADVVVPADPSSAAFPMVAALITPGSEIELTDVMTNPLRTGLFTTLREMGADIEELDIRGDAGEPMAKFRVKTSKLKGVEVPPERAPSMIDEYLVLAVAASFAEGTTIMRGLQELRVKESDRLEATAAMIRVNGVKAEIVGDDLIVHGTGKVPGGGTVSTHMDHRIAMSALVMGCASDAPVTIDDTTFIATSFPDFIPMMRRLGADFA